A region from the Halomonas piscis genome encodes:
- a CDS encoding TolC family outer membrane protein, whose amino-acid sequence MLRQPLTSALTTARRALLPSLIAAAWATPALSADLLTITRDALDNNAALGSAEAVTESTRAARDAEQGNLLPQINAQGNAAHSEQFERQSRQGAPGMPGAGSQDDSVNSASLTLEATQALFDALNSREVTKAERQIDQQLYQLAATEQEVLINVASAYFEILRAHEILEARRAQERAIGRQLEQAKEQFDVGLIAITEVEEAQARFDQSRAERIAGQSDLQVSFEALERLTGKRYSDVEALGDDMPIQVPTPDDRQHWVDLAVENNPQVLASQAGVEVSQSNVDIARANRLPTVSAFASYNYDDNDADGVDGYNSEGQVGVQFSLPLYTGGTTTSTIRQNTFLLESSQYDFEDQRREAVQQVRSRYTQVSNNVSTVDARRQAIVSNQSALDATRAGYEVGTRNIVDVLDAEQNLYNAMADYASARYDYVINLLTLRQQAGVLDVDALEEVNGWLSADSVSFTLPEENADSVTRIGERPTRDS is encoded by the coding sequence ATGCTGCGACAGCCCCTCACATCTGCCCTGACCACGGCGCGTCGCGCGCTGCTGCCTTCGCTCATCGCGGCGGCCTGGGCGACGCCGGCCCTGTCGGCGGATCTTTTGACCATCACCCGGGACGCGCTGGACAACAACGCCGCGCTGGGGTCCGCCGAGGCGGTGACGGAAAGCACCAGGGCCGCCCGGGACGCCGAACAGGGCAACTTGCTGCCGCAGATCAACGCCCAGGGTAACGCCGCCCACAGCGAGCAGTTCGAGCGGCAAAGCCGTCAGGGAGCGCCCGGCATGCCGGGGGCGGGCTCTCAGGACGACAGCGTCAACAGCGCCAGCCTCACCCTCGAGGCCACCCAGGCGCTGTTCGATGCCCTCAACAGCCGCGAGGTGACCAAAGCCGAGCGCCAGATTGATCAGCAGCTTTACCAGCTGGCCGCTACCGAGCAGGAGGTGCTGATCAACGTGGCATCGGCCTACTTCGAGATCCTCCGCGCCCACGAGATCCTCGAGGCCCGTCGCGCCCAGGAGCGCGCCATCGGCCGCCAGCTCGAGCAGGCCAAGGAGCAGTTTGACGTCGGCCTGATCGCGATTACCGAGGTGGAAGAAGCCCAGGCGCGCTTCGACCAGTCCCGGGCCGAGCGCATCGCCGGGCAAAGCGATCTTCAGGTCAGCTTTGAGGCGCTCGAGCGCCTGACCGGCAAGCGCTATTCAGACGTGGAAGCGCTGGGCGACGACATGCCCATTCAGGTACCGACCCCGGATGACCGCCAGCACTGGGTCGATCTGGCGGTGGAAAACAATCCCCAGGTGCTGGCTAGCCAGGCCGGCGTCGAGGTCAGCCAAAGCAACGTCGACATTGCCCGGGCCAACCGCCTGCCTACGGTCAGCGCCTTTGCCAGCTACAACTACGACGACAACGACGCCGACGGCGTGGACGGCTATAACTCCGAAGGCCAGGTCGGCGTGCAGTTCAGCCTGCCGCTTTATACCGGCGGTACCACCACCTCGACGATTCGCCAGAACACCTTCCTGCTGGAGTCCAGCCAGTACGACTTTGAAGACCAGCGCCGCGAAGCCGTCCAGCAGGTGCGCTCGCGCTATACCCAGGTAAGCAACAACGTCTCCACGGTGGATGCACGCCGTCAGGCGATCGTCTCCAACCAGAGCGCGCTGGACGCCACCCGGGCCGGCTATGAAGTGGGCACGCGCAACATCGTCGACGTGCTCGACGCCGAGCAAAACCTCTACAACGCCATGGCCGACTACGCCAGCGCCCGCTACGACTACGTGATCAACCTGCTCACGCTGCGCCAGCAGGCCGGCGTGCTGGACGTCGATGCGCTGGAAGAGGTCAACGGCTGGCTGAGCGCAGACAGCGTCAGCTTCACCCTCCCCGAAGAAAACGCGGATAGCGTGACCCGCATCGGCGAGCGGCCGACGCGCGACTCCTGA
- a CDS encoding fructosamine kinase family protein: MEAGLRALLEEQGVKATETPRLISAGGNNAVYFLAIAEGELIAKSDAPEQLEGEADGLMALARAASGLIVPEVVGCGHGWLLTEALETAGGGDETALGEGLRRLHQTSFREHGWHRDNACGQTPQPNAPMADGRAFQRERRLLPLVAACARLELLDPETQRRIRRQAETLEDWLTPAAPRLVHGDLWAGNVLYTPRGPAMIDPAVYAHYPEVDLAMLTLFGAPGRAFFDAYWDGAAPADWPRREALFQLYPLLNHVLLFGTGYLGGVRRALSRLERAG; this comes from the coding sequence ATGGAGGCCGGACTGCGCGCCCTGCTTGAGGAGCAGGGAGTGAAAGCCACCGAGACGCCCCGCCTGATCAGCGCGGGAGGGAACAATGCCGTATACTTTCTGGCCATCGCCGAGGGCGAGCTTATCGCCAAGAGCGACGCGCCCGAGCAGCTGGAGGGCGAGGCCGATGGGCTCATGGCGCTTGCCCGGGCCGCCAGCGGGCTAATCGTGCCCGAGGTAGTCGGCTGCGGCCACGGCTGGCTGTTGACCGAGGCGCTGGAAACCGCCGGCGGCGGTGACGAGACCGCGCTGGGTGAGGGGCTGCGCCGACTTCACCAGACGTCGTTCAGGGAGCACGGCTGGCACCGCGACAACGCCTGCGGGCAGACGCCCCAGCCCAATGCGCCCATGGCGGACGGCCGCGCCTTTCAGCGGGAAAGGCGCCTGCTGCCGCTGGTGGCGGCCTGCGCCCGGCTGGAGCTGCTGGACCCAGAGACCCAGCGGCGCATCCGCCGCCAGGCCGAGACTCTGGAAGACTGGCTGACGCCGGCTGCACCCCGGCTTGTTCACGGCGACCTCTGGGCCGGCAACGTGCTTTATACCCCGCGCGGCCCGGCGATGATCGACCCGGCGGTATACGCCCACTATCCGGAGGTGGACCTGGCCATGCTGACGCTGTTCGGCGCCCCGGGTAGGGCATTTTTCGACGCCTACTGGGACGGCGCCGCGCCGGCGGACTGGCCGCGGCGCGAAGCGCTGTTTCAGCTTTATCCGCTGCTCAACCATGTGCTGCTGTTCGGCACCGGCTACCTCGGTGGTGTGCGCCGGGCGCTTTCCCGGTTGGAGCGCGCCGGCTAG
- the dusA gene encoding tRNA dihydrouridine(20/20a) synthase DusA, whose protein sequence is MNTTAAHPANAARRFSIAPMMDWTTRDYRAFARTLTRRALLYTEMVTTGALLYGSPRERFLGYDAVEHPLALQLGGSDAGELAECAAVAEAWGYDEVNLNVGCPSDRVQNNLIGACLMAHPEKVAAAVKAMQAAASIPVTVKCRIGIDDQDEDADLERFVSTVADAGCRTFTVHARKAWLQGLSPKQNRDVPPLNYARVHRLKMRHPALHIGLNGGLKTLDACADELERVDSVMVGREAYQNPWLLAEVDSRLYGEANPAAERMEAALAFRPYIAKRLAEGARLNHVTRHTLGLFQGCPGGRQFRRHLAENAHREGAGLSVYDDALGRVKAPAAA, encoded by the coding sequence ATGAACACGACCGCCGCTCACCCGGCCAATGCCGCGCGCCGCTTCTCCATCGCGCCGATGATGGACTGGACCACCCGAGACTACCGGGCGTTTGCGCGGACGCTGACCCGGCGGGCGCTGCTGTATACCGAAATGGTTACTACCGGGGCCCTTCTCTACGGCTCGCCCCGGGAGCGCTTTCTGGGCTACGACGCGGTGGAGCATCCGCTGGCGCTGCAGCTGGGCGGAAGCGATGCCGGGGAGCTTGCCGAGTGCGCGGCCGTTGCCGAAGCCTGGGGCTACGACGAGGTCAACCTCAACGTGGGCTGCCCAAGCGATAGGGTGCAGAACAACCTGATCGGCGCCTGCCTGATGGCGCATCCGGAAAAGGTCGCCGCGGCGGTAAAGGCCATGCAGGCGGCAGCGTCGATTCCGGTGACGGTCAAGTGCCGCATCGGTATCGACGATCAGGACGAGGACGCAGATCTGGAGCGCTTCGTCTCCACCGTGGCCGATGCCGGCTGCAGGACATTCACGGTGCACGCGCGCAAGGCCTGGCTTCAAGGGCTTTCTCCCAAGCAGAACCGCGACGTGCCGCCGCTCAACTACGCTCGGGTACACCGGCTCAAGATGCGCCACCCCGCGCTTCACATCGGCCTCAACGGCGGGTTGAAAACCCTCGACGCCTGTGCCGACGAGCTTGAGCGGGTGGATAGCGTGATGGTCGGCCGCGAGGCCTACCAGAACCCCTGGCTGCTCGCCGAGGTGGACAGCCGCCTCTACGGCGAGGCCAATCCGGCGGCCGAGCGCATGGAAGCGGCGCTGGCGTTTCGCCCCTATATCGCCAAGCGCCTGGCCGAGGGCGCCAGGCTCAACCACGTGACGCGCCACACTCTGGGGCTATTCCAGGGATGCCCGGGCGGGCGCCAGTTCCGCCGGCACCTGGCCGAAAACGCCCACCGTGAAGGCGCCGGCCTGAGCGTTTACGACGATGCGCTGGGCCGCGTCAAAGCGCCGGCGGCAGCGTAA
- a CDS encoding efflux RND transporter permease subunit, whose product MNFSNFFIKRPIFATVIAIILTVIGVMSMRVLPIEQYPSIVPPTVSVSAQFPGADAETVAQTVAAPLAESINGVEDMLYMTSTSADNGSMSLSIAFDIGTDGDINTINVNNRVQGALSQLPEAVQDQGVQVELRSSSILMMIAMTSPQEDYDRVYLQNYATLNILDELRQVPGVGEAEVLGGGEFAMRIWMDPNKLSQYDLTPAEVATAIRSQNTEVPAGSLAATPQSEPRAFTYTITAGGRLNNVDDFRNIELRTNPDGSSLTLEDVARVELGASFYGVEARLNGGTMAPIVINQQPGANALETAKAVKDTMQELEQRFPEGLDYVVPYDTTLFIDASVETVLHTFIEAFLIVGVILFIFLQNWRFTVIAMSVVPVSVLATFAGFYMFGFSINLLTLFALVLSIGIVVDDAILVVENVERVLGEEDLTVRQATVRAMQEVGGPIIATSLIMAAVFVPVAFLGGFTGQIYQQFALTVAISVAFSALMALTFTPALSAIFIKNKKDTEETKAMRALHTPLRLFDRIFAGITAAYMAAVKVLVRFWGLALLLTALVGGATWWLYETTPATLVPETDQGIVLATVSLPDSASLTRTRDYMSRLSERIEEIPGVEYSSAVAGYDMLSSAVNTARGIMFINMDDWSERDLTAEQLVGKIMQLGAETDGGEAMAFNVPPIIGLSTTGGFTGYLQSFGGASSQELYEASLKVMQAANEHPGLNQVFSTFNVNVPGYRAEIDQQKVLGYGVSLTDLYSTLSNTFGNGFVNYFSYQNRNFQVYLQNEDEFRKTPDDIGNVYVRGGNGERIPLSEFVTLERQTKPSVVSRFGVYLGAQFQGEPAEGYSSTQAIDTMEEIVQETLGDEWGMGWTGTAYQESTQGGAATLAIVFGLLMVFLILAAQYESWSLPLAVLTATPFALFGGIGGVALRGLDSSVYVEIGMLVVVGLAAKNAILIVEFAELQRKEMGKSIREAAIIAAELRFRPIVMTSLAFILGTMPLALATGASDTSSHHIGTTVSVGMATVAVVSSCFVPSFYAMIAGVADWANRKRGAGGDQSTEEDSNNTSA is encoded by the coding sequence ATGAATTTCTCCAACTTCTTCATCAAACGGCCGATCTTTGCCACGGTCATTGCCATTATCCTGACCGTGATCGGGGTCATGAGCATGCGCGTGCTGCCCATCGAGCAGTACCCAAGCATCGTGCCGCCCACGGTGTCGGTTAGCGCCCAGTTCCCGGGGGCCGATGCCGAAACCGTGGCGCAAACCGTAGCGGCGCCGCTGGCCGAGTCGATCAACGGCGTCGAGGACATGCTCTACATGACCTCGACCAGTGCCGACAACGGCTCGATGAGCCTGTCGATCGCCTTTGACATCGGCACCGACGGCGACATCAACACCATCAACGTCAACAACCGGGTGCAGGGGGCGCTGTCCCAGCTGCCCGAGGCAGTTCAGGACCAGGGCGTACAGGTCGAGCTCAGGTCAAGCTCGATTCTGATGATGATCGCAATGACCTCGCCCCAGGAAGACTACGACCGCGTCTACCTGCAGAACTACGCCACGCTCAACATCCTCGACGAGCTGCGCCAGGTGCCAGGGGTCGGCGAGGCCGAAGTACTCGGTGGCGGCGAGTTCGCCATGCGCATCTGGATGGACCCCAACAAGCTGTCCCAGTATGACCTGACGCCGGCCGAGGTGGCCACGGCGATTCGCTCGCAGAACACCGAGGTGCCGGCGGGCAGCCTGGCGGCCACGCCCCAGAGCGAGCCCCGGGCGTTTACCTATACCATCACCGCCGGCGGGCGGCTGAACAACGTCGATGATTTCCGCAACATCGAGCTTCGCACCAACCCCGACGGCTCCTCGCTGACCCTGGAGGACGTCGCCCGCGTCGAGCTGGGTGCGTCGTTCTACGGCGTCGAGGCGCGGCTGAACGGCGGCACCATGGCGCCGATCGTCATCAACCAGCAGCCCGGCGCCAACGCCCTTGAAACCGCCAAGGCGGTCAAGGACACCATGCAAGAGCTCGAGCAGCGCTTCCCCGAAGGGCTCGACTACGTGGTGCCCTACGACACCACGCTGTTTATCGATGCTTCGGTAGAAACCGTGCTGCACACCTTCATCGAAGCCTTCCTGATCGTCGGCGTGATCCTGTTCATCTTCCTGCAGAACTGGCGCTTTACCGTGATCGCCATGTCGGTGGTGCCGGTCTCGGTGCTGGCCACCTTCGCCGGTTTCTACATGTTTGGCTTTTCCATCAACCTGTTGACGCTGTTTGCCCTGGTGCTGTCGATAGGCATTGTGGTGGACGACGCCATTCTGGTGGTGGAAAACGTCGAAAGGGTGCTCGGCGAGGAGGACCTGACCGTGCGTCAGGCCACCGTGCGCGCGATGCAGGAAGTCGGCGGGCCGATTATCGCGACGTCGCTGATCATGGCGGCGGTGTTTGTGCCCGTGGCCTTCCTCGGCGGCTTTACCGGGCAGATTTACCAGCAGTTCGCCCTGACCGTGGCGATTTCGGTGGCGTTCTCGGCGCTGATGGCGCTGACGTTTACCCCGGCGCTGTCGGCGATTTTCATCAAGAACAAGAAAGATACAGAAGAGACGAAAGCGATGCGCGCGCTGCATACGCCGCTGCGCCTGTTTGACCGTATTTTTGCCGGCATCACCGCCGCCTATATGGCTGCGGTGAAGGTGCTGGTGCGCTTCTGGGGGCTGGCCCTGCTGCTTACTGCCCTGGTGGGCGGGGCGACCTGGTGGCTTTATGAAACCACGCCGGCCACGCTGGTGCCGGAGACGGACCAGGGTATCGTGCTGGCTACCGTATCGCTGCCGGACTCGGCGTCGCTGACGCGCACCCGGGACTACATGTCGCGGCTTTCCGAGCGTATCGAGGAGATTCCCGGCGTAGAGTATTCCTCGGCGGTAGCCGGTTACGACATGCTGTCAAGCGCGGTGAATACCGCTCGGGGCATCATGTTCATCAACATGGACGACTGGTCCGAGCGTGACCTGACGGCGGAGCAGCTGGTAGGCAAGATCATGCAGCTGGGCGCCGAGACCGACGGCGGTGAAGCGATGGCGTTCAACGTGCCGCCAATTATCGGGCTCTCCACCACCGGCGGCTTTACCGGCTATCTGCAGTCGTTTGGCGGTGCCTCTTCCCAGGAGCTCTACGAGGCTTCGCTCAAGGTCATGCAGGCGGCCAACGAGCACCCGGGACTCAACCAGGTGTTTTCCACCTTCAACGTCAACGTGCCGGGCTACCGGGCCGAGATCGACCAGCAGAAGGTGCTGGGCTATGGCGTATCGCTGACGGACTTGTACTCGACGCTGTCCAACACCTTCGGTAACGGTTTCGTTAACTACTTCAGCTACCAGAACCGCAACTTCCAGGTCTATCTGCAAAACGAGGACGAGTTCCGCAAGACGCCGGACGATATTGGCAACGTCTATGTGCGCGGGGGCAACGGCGAGCGTATTCCGCTTTCCGAATTCGTGACGCTCGAGCGCCAGACCAAGCCCTCGGTGGTATCGCGCTTCGGGGTGTACCTGGGCGCGCAGTTCCAGGGCGAGCCGGCGGAAGGCTACAGCTCTACCCAGGCCATCGACACCATGGAAGAGATCGTTCAGGAAACCCTGGGCGATGAATGGGGCATGGGCTGGACCGGTACCGCCTACCAGGAATCCACCCAGGGGGGTGCGGCGACGCTTGCCATCGTCTTCGGCCTGCTGATGGTGTTTTTGATCCTGGCGGCCCAGTACGAAAGCTGGTCGCTGCCGCTGGCGGTGCTTACCGCCACGCCTTTCGCCCTGTTTGGCGGCATCGGCGGGGTGGCCCTGCGCGGGCTTGACAGCAGCGTGTACGTCGAGATCGGCATGCTGGTGGTCGTGGGGCTGGCGGCGAAAAACGCCATCCTGATCGTGGAGTTTGCCGAGCTGCAGCGCAAAGAAATGGGCAAAAGCATTCGCGAAGCGGCGATCATCGCCGCCGAGCTGCGCTTCAGGCCCATCGTGATGACGTCGCTGGCCTTTATCCTGGGTACGATGCCGCTGGCGCTGGCGACCGGGGCGAGCGATACCAGCAGCCACCACATCGGCACCACGGTATCGGTCGGCATGGCAACGGTGGCCGTCGTCTCCAGCTGCTTTGTTCCCAGCTTCTACGCCATGATTGCCGGCGTGGCCGACTGGGCCAACCGCAAGCGCGGCGCAGGCGGCGACCAAAGCACCGAAGAAGACAGCAATAATACCTCGGCATAA
- a CDS encoding TetR family transcriptional regulator, with protein sequence MARKTKAEAAATRETLLDAAEDMFIAHGVARTSLDQIARHAGMTRGAVYWHFKNKADLFHAMLQRVRLPFEDLVKELDDTTLDQQPLEAVRLACLNGFAHLEQPRYRRVHSILLHHCETFGDIDPLAMQNEMSAETCGALLKYFNMADKLGQLRPCLAPDVAAQIMQAMLAGLFHDWLRNHESYSIRREGARLIDTQLALMQRNPPPRTYR encoded by the coding sequence ATGGCCCGAAAAACCAAAGCCGAGGCTGCCGCCACGCGGGAAACGCTGCTGGACGCCGCCGAAGACATGTTCATTGCGCACGGGGTCGCCCGCACCTCGCTTGACCAGATTGCCCGCCACGCCGGCATGACCCGGGGCGCCGTGTACTGGCATTTCAAGAACAAGGCAGATCTCTTTCACGCCATGCTCCAGCGCGTGCGCCTGCCCTTCGAAGACCTGGTAAAAGAGCTCGACGATACCACCCTCGACCAACAACCGCTGGAAGCGGTGCGGCTGGCCTGCCTGAACGGCTTTGCGCACCTGGAGCAGCCGCGCTACCGGCGCGTGCATTCCATCCTGCTGCACCACTGCGAAACGTTTGGCGACATCGACCCGCTGGCCATGCAAAACGAAATGTCCGCCGAAACCTGCGGCGCGCTGCTCAAGTACTTCAACATGGCCGACAAGCTCGGCCAGCTGCGCCCCTGCCTGGCGCCGGACGTGGCCGCGCAGATCATGCAGGCCATGCTGGCCGGGTTGTTTCACGACTGGCTGCGCAACCACGAAAGCTACTCGATTCGCCGCGAAGGGGCACGCCTGATTGATACCCAGCTGGCCCTGATGCAGCGCAACCCTCCCCCGCGGACCTACAGGTGA
- a CDS encoding CoA pyrophosphatase, whose translation MLDTLRQRLQAYRPPTLDHLGLPQAAVLLPIVDRAEPTLLFTRRALHLTTHRGQVAFPGGKRDPGDRDLYATALRESEEEIALAPSQVTSLGRLSDLVSLHGLQVTPWVGVIPPDLPLRAEPDELDAIFEVPLAYFLDDRRTHTDVITAEGRRYYVPSYRVDDYVIWGLSAMMLVELLARGYGMDIDMTRRPAGELRTYPPRRRRATLPNAKKP comes from the coding sequence ATGCTAGACACCCTGCGCCAGCGCCTGCAAGCGTACCGCCCGCCCACGCTTGACCACCTGGGCCTGCCCCAGGCCGCCGTGCTGCTGCCCATTGTTGACCGCGCCGAGCCCACGCTGCTGTTTACCCGCCGCGCGCTGCACCTGACCACCCACCGCGGGCAGGTAGCGTTTCCCGGCGGCAAGCGCGACCCCGGCGACCGCGACCTCTACGCCACGGCGCTGCGCGAGAGCGAAGAGGAAATTGCCCTGGCGCCGAGCCAGGTCACCTCGCTTGGGCGGCTGTCGGACCTGGTGTCGCTCCACGGCCTCCAGGTCACTCCCTGGGTCGGCGTGATTCCTCCGGACCTGCCGCTCAGAGCCGAGCCTGACGAGCTCGACGCCATTTTCGAAGTGCCGCTGGCGTACTTTCTCGACGACCGGCGCACCCATACCGACGTCATTACTGCCGAAGGGCGCCGCTACTACGTGCCCAGCTACCGGGTCGACGACTACGTGATCTGGGGCCTGTCGGCGATGATGCTGGTGGAGCTGCTCGCTCGGGGCTACGGCATGGATATCGACATGACCCGGCGCCCCGCCGGCGAGCTGCGCACCTATCCGCCTCGCCGGCGCCGGGCCACCCTGCCAAACGCAAAAAAGCCCTGA
- a CDS encoding succinylglutamate desuccinylase/aspartoacylase family protein, with translation MAPGTRRQIDVPVARLYTHTPLNIPVEVVHGRREGPVLLVCGGIHGDEINGVEIVRRLLHVKAIAALRGTLIAVPVVNVFGFLQQIRYLPDRRDLNRCFPGSESGSLGGRIAALFCEQIVDHATHIIDLHTGALHRTNLPQIRARLTPGSETERMAEAFGAPVVLNAELRDGSLRHYAQHRNTPVLTYEAGEALRFDEWAIAPGVSGVLRVMRRLGMLTGTGRRRPAPVEVANGSSWARAPIDGILRPGVRLGARVAKGDLLGRVAGPFGNNVTEVQAVADGIVIGMSRLPLVNEGEALFHIARFDAIHEAETAVASFQSQLTLPPAL, from the coding sequence GTGGCCCCGGGCACGCGCCGACAGATCGACGTGCCGGTAGCGCGGCTTTATACCCATACGCCGCTGAATATTCCGGTAGAGGTGGTGCACGGGCGCCGGGAAGGACCGGTGCTGCTGGTATGCGGCGGCATTCACGGCGATGAAATCAACGGCGTGGAGATTGTCCGCCGGCTGCTCCACGTCAAGGCCATTGCTGCCCTGCGCGGCACGCTGATTGCCGTGCCGGTGGTTAACGTCTTCGGCTTTTTGCAGCAAATCCGTTATTTGCCCGACAGGCGCGACCTCAACCGCTGCTTTCCCGGGAGCGAAAGCGGCTCGCTTGGCGGGCGTATCGCGGCGCTGTTTTGCGAACAGATCGTCGATCACGCCACCCATATCATCGATCTGCATACCGGGGCGCTGCACCGCACCAACCTGCCGCAGATCCGCGCTCGGCTAACGCCGGGTAGTGAAACCGAGCGCATGGCCGAGGCTTTCGGCGCTCCGGTCGTGCTCAACGCCGAACTGCGCGACGGCAGCCTGCGCCACTACGCCCAGCATCGCAACACGCCGGTGCTGACCTACGAGGCGGGGGAGGCGCTGCGCTTTGACGAATGGGCCATTGCCCCGGGCGTTAGCGGCGTTCTGCGCGTCATGCGGCGGCTGGGCATGCTCACCGGCACAGGGCGCCGTCGGCCCGCGCCGGTTGAGGTGGCCAACGGTTCGAGCTGGGCAAGGGCACCCATCGACGGCATCCTGCGCCCCGGCGTGCGGCTCGGCGCGCGAGTGGCCAAAGGCGATCTGCTGGGCCGGGTAGCCGGCCCTTTCGGCAATAACGTCACCGAGGTGCAGGCGGTAGCCGACGGCATCGTCATCGGCATGAGTCGCCTGCCGCTGGTCAACGAGGGCGAAGCGCTGTTTCATATCGCCCGCTTTGACGCCATCCACGAGGCCGAAACCGCGGTAGCGTCATTTCAGTCGCAGCTTACGCTGCCGCCGGCGCTTTGA
- a CDS encoding YqfO family protein, whose translation MYKLAFYVPLDAAESVKEAVFETGAGRQGNYEACCFQTRGTGQFRPLAGAEPHIGEVDSLTRVEELRVELACDDEVIHAAVAALRLAHPYEEPAFDVWQLADI comes from the coding sequence ATGTACAAGCTGGCTTTTTACGTGCCGCTGGACGCGGCTGAAAGCGTCAAGGAAGCGGTATTCGAAACCGGCGCCGGGCGCCAGGGCAACTATGAAGCGTGCTGTTTTCAAACCCGGGGCACCGGGCAGTTCCGCCCGCTGGCCGGTGCCGAGCCGCACATCGGCGAGGTCGACTCGCTGACCCGGGTCGAGGAGCTCAGGGTAGAGCTGGCCTGCGACGACGAGGTGATTCACGCCGCCGTTGCCGCTCTCAGGCTCGCCCACCCCTATGAAGAGCCGGCCTTTGATGTCTGGCAGCTGGCCGACATATGA
- a CDS encoding efflux RND transporter periplasmic adaptor subunit, translating into MKTTLSRVGRAAAAVGASVLLAACGGEEASDQQGQQGGEEQGKPRSVEVTTLERQDVALEKSYPALLRSDDEVTLVARVTGTLEKRLFEPGQMVEKGDTLYRIEPDRYQTAVNQRKADLESARAKLSRAQRDAERFERLLSQNSVSRQQYDQALADRRVAQASVAQASAALESANIDLDYAGVTAPVSGMISLSMVNVGNLVDSGTRLATITPLDPLEVRFQLPQKDAYELRHQLKDGADIESIGARLELPGSDTGLSGHLDFLGARVDEATSTVQANANFANPDGQVLPGQYVRVHLEGLKRYDVLAVPEIALTQGLMGPQVFVLDEEDKARAQTVDLGDLAGPWQILRDGVEAGDRVVVGDPAGLKPGTPIKPESFDGDAGALMEEAREEKQAEEQQEKQEAQEAQQEQQQAPGEDAESSADTEQSQAAADDEDAS; encoded by the coding sequence ATGAAAACGACGTTGAGTAGAGTTGGCCGCGCGGCCGCCGCCGTGGGAGCCAGCGTATTGCTGGCTGCCTGCGGCGGCGAAGAGGCCTCGGATCAGCAGGGCCAGCAGGGCGGCGAAGAGCAGGGCAAGCCCCGATCCGTCGAGGTCACCACGCTTGAGCGCCAGGACGTCGCGCTGGAGAAATCCTATCCGGCCCTGCTGCGCAGCGATGACGAAGTCACGCTGGTGGCGCGGGTGACCGGCACGCTGGAAAAAAGGCTGTTCGAACCGGGCCAAATGGTCGAAAAGGGCGACACGCTCTACCGTATCGAGCCCGACCGCTACCAGACGGCGGTTAACCAGCGCAAGGCCGATCTGGAAAGCGCCCGCGCCAAGCTGTCGCGCGCCCAGCGCGACGCCGAGCGCTTTGAGCGCCTGCTCAGCCAGAACTCGGTGAGCCGCCAGCAGTACGACCAGGCGCTGGCCGATCGGCGGGTGGCCCAGGCAAGCGTAGCCCAGGCCTCGGCGGCGCTGGAAAGCGCCAATATCGATCTCGACTATGCCGGCGTGACGGCGCCGGTATCGGGCATGATCAGCCTGAGCATGGTCAACGTCGGCAACCTTGTCGACTCGGGCACCAGGCTTGCCACCATTACTCCGCTTGACCCGCTGGAAGTGCGCTTTCAGCTGCCCCAGAAGGATGCCTATGAGCTGCGCCATCAGCTGAAAGACGGCGCCGATATCGAGAGCATCGGCGCCCGGCTTGAGCTGCCGGGCAGCGACACCGGGCTTAGCGGGCATCTGGACTTTCTCGGCGCGCGGGTAGACGAAGCGACCAGCACCGTGCAGGCCAACGCCAACTTTGCCAACCCTGACGGCCAGGTGTTGCCCGGCCAGTACGTGCGCGTGCACCTGGAAGGCCTCAAGCGCTACGACGTGCTGGCGGTGCCGGAAATTGCCCTGACCCAGGGGCTGATGGGCCCCCAGGTCTTTGTTCTTGACGAGGAGGACAAGGCACGCGCCCAAACCGTGGACCTTGGCGACCTGGCCGGCCCCTGGCAGATTCTGCGCGACGGCGTAGAGGCCGGCGATCGCGTGGTCGTGGGCGATCCGGCCGGACTCAAGCCCGGCACGCCGATCAAGCCGGAATCCTTTGACGGCGATGCGGGCGCGCTGATGGAAGAGGCCAGGGAAGAAAAGCAGGCCGAAGAGCAGCAGGAGAAACAGGAAGCCCAGGAGGCACAGCAGGAGCAGCAGCAAGCGCCGGGTGAAGACGCCGAGTCGTCAGCGGATACCGAACAGTCCCAGGCCGCGGCGGATGACGAGGACGCGTCGTAA